In one Streptomyces sp. NBC_01241 genomic region, the following are encoded:
- the meaB gene encoding methylmalonyl Co-A mutase-associated GTPase MeaB, translating to MVDVPTLVEQARAGRPRAVARLISLVEGASPQLREVMAALAPLTGNAYVVGLTGSPGVGKSTSTSALVSAYRRAGKRVGVLAVDPSSPFSGGALLGDRVRMSEHASDPGVYIRSMATRGHLGGLAWSAPQAIRVLDAAGCEVILVETVGVGQSEVEIASQADTSVVLLAPGMGDGIQAAKAGILEIGDVYVVNKADRDGADATARELNHMLGLGESRGPGDWRPPIVKTVAARGEGIDEVVEALEKHRAWMEEHGVLAERRTARAAREVETIAVTRLRERIGDLHGDRHIDALAERIVAGSLDAYAAADELVAGLTEG from the coding sequence ATGGTGGACGTCCCCACCCTGGTCGAGCAGGCCCGTGCGGGCCGGCCGAGGGCCGTGGCCCGGCTCATCTCCCTGGTGGAGGGGGCGTCGCCGCAGCTGCGCGAGGTGATGGCGGCCCTGGCGCCGCTGACGGGCAACGCGTACGTCGTCGGTCTGACCGGTTCGCCCGGTGTCGGCAAGTCGACGTCCACGTCGGCGCTGGTCTCGGCGTACCGGCGGGCGGGCAAACGGGTCGGCGTCCTGGCCGTCGACCCGTCCTCGCCGTTCTCCGGGGGCGCGCTCCTCGGCGACCGGGTCCGGATGTCGGAGCACGCCTCCGACCCGGGCGTCTACATCCGTTCCATGGCCACCCGCGGACATCTGGGCGGCCTCGCCTGGTCGGCCCCGCAGGCGATCCGGGTGCTGGACGCGGCGGGCTGCGAAGTGATCCTGGTGGAGACGGTCGGCGTCGGCCAGTCGGAGGTGGAGATCGCCTCCCAGGCCGACACCTCCGTGGTCCTGCTGGCGCCCGGCATGGGGGACGGCATCCAGGCGGCGAAGGCCGGAATCCTGGAGATCGGCGATGTGTACGTCGTCAACAAGGCCGACCGCGACGGCGCGGACGCCACCGCGCGCGAGCTCAACCACATGCTGGGCCTCGGCGAGTCCCGCGGTCCGGGCGACTGGCGCCCGCCGATCGTGAAGACGGTCGCCGCCCGGGGCGAGGGCATCGACGAGGTCGTCGAGGCGCTGGAGAAGCACCGGGCGTGGATGGAGGAGCACGGCGTGCTCGCCGAGCGGCGCACGGCCCGTGCGGCCCGCGAGGTCGAGACGATCGCCGTCACGAGGCTGCGCGAGCGCATCGGAGATCTGCACGGCGACCGCCACATCGACGCGCTCGCCGAACGCATCGTGGCGGGGAGCCTCGACGCGTACGCGGCGGCGGACGAACTGGTGGCGGGGCTCACCGAAGGCTGA